The stretch of DNA CAGCCATACGCTTGTAGATATTTCATTGAAGATATTCCCGGCAATCCCATTGATTAAATGGAAAGGAAGACTCAGTAAAACGAAAATTAAAAGAATGAAAAATCCATAAATAAGAGCATCTCTTTTTCCTTTTGCCTTGTTTTTATTTCCTTTGGTAAAGAATGAAACCGTTAAAGGAATCATTGGAAAAACACAAGGAGTTAATAAAGCAATGAGACCTCCGATAAATCCTAAGAACAAATAAGTCCAATAATTTTCATCCATTTTTGTAGATGCGGTACCGCAATCTGTTAAAGGCTTTTTGAAATCTAAAGTTTCTATTTTTAATTGCTTTGGATCCAAGCTTGAAGTTTCTGCCACCGTGATTTCTCCTTTTACGGGATTTTCAACCACCATCTCCTTTATTTTTGCTGAATCTTTTGTGGGTTCTGTAGTTGTTGCAGCGGGAGATTCTTCAGTAGCTCCTTTCGGAGTAACTTTTTGATTGAATTCTAAAGTATTGGGAGCCAGACAAACTCTGTCGTCGCAGGTTTGATAAGTAATTTCTGACGTTACATCAGCAGGCTTTGTAGCGTCTTTAAGCTTGAATTTTTGTTTAAATCCGACAGAATTGGAATAGAAAACAATCGTTCCGCCAAAGGCTTCGGAAAATTCCTCATGTTTTTTTCCAACCTCCTGAAATGTTCCGATCAACTCAATATTTTTCCCGGATACCTTATATTCTGTAGGGATTCCTGTATCCTCAGGAATATCTTTTGAATAAATATGCCAGCCACCTTCTATCGTTGTATTAAGCACTGCCTCATATTGATTATTCCCTAAATCGTTGATAGTGAATTTGAATTTTACAGGATTTTTGATTTGAGCGTTAAGTCCTGAAAATAAGAATACCAAAGCCAGTAATAGCCATGCCTTAAATTTACTTTTCATTTTTACTTTTGGTTAAAAAGGTTGAGGGTATATCTGGTTTTTTCTGTACAGACAAATCTTCTGTCTTGTCTGTAAGGAATAACACCTAGTACATTTTTATTGCCATCTGCCAATACCCAAATTTTTTGCTTCGCTAAAATAGATAATTTTTCATCTTTAAAGAACTTAGAAACTTTCTTTTTTCCTGAAAAGTTTAATGGATAAAATAAATCACCTTCCTGTTTTCTTCTTAAAACTAACGGAAACTGAATTTTTTCCATATCAAAACTCCATTGGAAGTTTTTGTTGTCCTCACCAGTCAATTGAATAAAATCTTTGATATTCAGATCAATTGACATAGGATTAAAATCAGATTTTTCAATTAAAATAATTTCCTGATTACTTTCCTGATCAGAATGGCGGTTAATGATGATTAATTCATCCCTATTGATCACCAACTGGTATTCATTAGAAAAAAAAGAACTTCCGGTTTCTGCAGTGAAGATTTTTTTAATCTCTTCTTCTTTGCCGAATCCATATTTTTTTAAAATTTCAAATCTTACAAAATCACTTTCTTTATTTAGCTTTTCTTTGGATAGGATTCTGTTTCCTAAGTTAAATGAAGAAAGATTATTTTCAATGTCCTGAATTTGTTTTCGGACAAAGTCTTTGGTTTGATTAAGATAGGAAGAGGTCTTTTTAAAGTTTTCTAAAAAATGATCATTCGTCTCTAAAAGTTTTGGAACAATCTCATTTCTTATCTTATTTCTTAGATAATCACTTTTTTTGTTGGAGAGATCTTCTCTGTATTCAATATTATTTTCTTGGGCAAAAGCATAGATCTCTTCCTTTGAGTAGGATAAGAGGGGGCGAAGAATTTTGTTGTCATTCGCAGGAATACCACTAAGTCCATTGATGCCGGATGCTTTTGACAAGTTAATGATAAACGTTTCCAGCTGATCATTCAAATGGTGTGCAGTAACCAGATATTTCAGGTCTTCTTTTTCCTGAATTTTCTTGAAAAACCTATAACGGATTTCTCTTGCCCAAAGCTGAATCGAATTTTCTGGTTGATGGTCCTTTTCAGAAACTTCGTACAGGTGAAATTTAATATGGGATTTATCACAAAAATCCTGTACTACTTTTTGGTCCAGATCAGAGTCGTTTCCCCGAAGCTTATAGTTGATATGGGCAATCTCAAAAGGTATTCCGGAATCCAAGAATAGTGAAGCTAAAACCATAGAATCAGCTCCGCCACTTACCCCTAAAAGATAGGTGTTGTTTTCAGGTGATTGAACGAGTTCTGCCAGATGATCTTTAATACTTAATTTTTTCAACATGGATGTTGAGAATTTCATTTGTGCAAAGATAATTCATATAATTCAATTGAATTTTCTAACTTTGATTCGTCTAAAAAAGATTATTTATGAAGATATTAAAAATTGTAGCAGTTTCTGCAATGGCGTTGGGAATGACATCGTGTGTCAGCAAAAAGCAGTATGATGCATTAAGTTCTAACTATAAGCAATGTATTGAAAATATCGGTGAAAGACAAAGAGAAATTCAGGATCTGAAGTCTCAAAACTCTGCGTTATCCGGTGAGAATAATTTGTTAAAAAGCCAGCATGATGCTTTAAAGTCATCTTTAGATGCTTGCTTGTCTAATACAGGAAAAAGTTCTGCAAACATTGATAAATTAGTAGGAGAGATTAATGCTTCTAACTCATATATCAAGAGATTGATTTCTAGTAATGCTAAGAATGACAGCTTGAATTTAGCGTTGTCAAACAAACTAAAAAGATCTTTGGATAATGTAACAGACGATGATGTTCAGATTAAAGTGTTGAAGGGAGTGGTAATGATTTCTCTTTCAGACAAAATGTTGTATAAAACAGGAGATTATAACATCTTACCTGCCGCTCAGGAAGTATTAGGGAAAGTAGCTAAAGTAATCAATGATTACGATAAATATTCAGTATTGATTGAAGGTAATACGGATAATGCTCCTTTAAACTCACCTAATCTACCAAGAGATAACTGGGATCTTTCAGCATTGAGAGGTACTGCAGTCGCTAAAGTTTTACAGACTCAATTCGGTGTGGATCCTTCAAGAATTACTGCCGGAGGACGTTCAGAATATAATCCTAAAGCAACAAATATGAGTGTTTCAGGAAGAGCAGAAAACAGAAGAACAGAAATCATCATTATGCCTAAACTTGATGAGTTTATGAGATTGATGGATATTGCTCCTAAGAAATAATTACATAATAAAATATTGAAAAAGAGGACGTTTTAAATGTCCTCTTTTTTATTGGTGAATAGTGAATGGGTTTAGGGAATATACATATCTCATCTTAATAAAAGAGGCTGTCTTGTAACAAAACAGCCTCTTTCTTTTAATCAAATTAATTCTTCTTTTTTCAATAATGAAATAATTCGCTGAAAAAATGAATCGGATACTTTGCGTTTTGTTTTTTCAGAAGATGATACATTCTTTACAGGTTCTATAGTCTCCTTTTTTTCTTTAGTTGAGCGTTCTTCTGTTTTCATGTTTATGTGTACTTTAGTGTTTTTATCTTCTTAGCAAAGATAGGATTGTATCTTTTTCGATGCTATCCGTGTTTTTACGGTATTTCATGGTGTATTTTCCCATTTTTCAGCAAGATCTTG from Chryseobacterium piperi encodes:
- the tilS gene encoding tRNA lysidine(34) synthetase TilS; the encoded protein is MKFSTSMLKKLSIKDHLAELVQSPENNTYLLGVSGGADSMVLASLFLDSGIPFEIAHINYKLRGNDSDLDQKVVQDFCDKSHIKFHLYEVSEKDHQPENSIQLWAREIRYRFFKKIQEKEDLKYLVTAHHLNDQLETFIINLSKASGINGLSGIPANDNKILRPLLSYSKEEIYAFAQENNIEYREDLSNKKSDYLRNKIRNEIVPKLLETNDHFLENFKKTSSYLNQTKDFVRKQIQDIENNLSSFNLGNRILSKEKLNKESDFVRFEILKKYGFGKEEEIKKIFTAETGSSFFSNEYQLVINRDELIIINRHSDQESNQEIILIEKSDFNPMSIDLNIKDFIQLTGEDNKNFQWSFDMEKIQFPLVLRRKQEGDLFYPLNFSGKKKVSKFFKDEKLSILAKQKIWVLADGNKNVLGVIPYRQDRRFVCTEKTRYTLNLFNQK
- a CDS encoding OmpA family protein, which produces MKILKIVAVSAMALGMTSCVSKKQYDALSSNYKQCIENIGERQREIQDLKSQNSALSGENNLLKSQHDALKSSLDACLSNTGKSSANIDKLVGEINASNSYIKRLISSNAKNDSLNLALSNKLKRSLDNVTDDDVQIKVLKGVVMISLSDKMLYKTGDYNILPAAQEVLGKVAKVINDYDKYSVLIEGNTDNAPLNSPNLPRDNWDLSALRGTAVAKVLQTQFGVDPSRITAGGRSEYNPKATNMSVSGRAENRRTEIIIMPKLDEFMRLMDIAPKK